The following are encoded together in the Halopiger aswanensis genome:
- a CDS encoding lycopene cyclase domain-containing protein codes for MAIALTYFGIHLVFLLPPILILGWFAFRRGRAWWGVRPLSGLALMIVLAVVYTTPFTNHLIPRGVWWYGRSAVLATVWHTPIEEYLFFVLQPILTALWLFQVGTVVDRPLTIPLAHRLVGVAGGLAIVAAGAALIGDAATYYLGWLFVWAGPILAIQWGFGLSYLWDLRRTVLVAIAVPTLYLWIVDRIAIELGVWIISDAHTTGYALLGLPIEEALFFLLTNVFIVQGLVMYMWVLDRIDDRLVRAGMSNRFVTSSDES; via the coding sequence ATGGCCATTGCGCTCACGTACTTCGGCATACACCTCGTCTTTCTGCTGCCGCCAATCCTGATTCTGGGGTGGTTCGCGTTCCGGCGCGGCCGCGCCTGGTGGGGCGTCCGTCCGCTCTCCGGGCTCGCGCTCATGATCGTCCTCGCCGTCGTCTACACGACGCCGTTCACGAACCACCTTATTCCCCGGGGCGTCTGGTGGTACGGTCGCAGTGCGGTTCTCGCTACCGTTTGGCACACGCCGATCGAGGAGTACCTCTTTTTCGTCCTCCAACCGATTCTCACTGCCCTCTGGTTGTTTCAGGTCGGAACAGTCGTCGATCGACCGCTGACGATCCCCCTCGCGCATCGACTGGTCGGCGTCGCCGGCGGCCTGGCGATCGTCGCCGCCGGGGCCGCGTTGATCGGTGACGCTGCGACGTACTACCTCGGCTGGCTGTTCGTCTGGGCCGGACCGATCCTCGCGATTCAGTGGGGGTTCGGCCTGTCGTACCTGTGGGACCTTCGCCGAACGGTGCTGGTCGCGATCGCCGTCCCGACGTTGTACCTCTGGATCGTCGACCGCATCGCGATCGAACTCGGCGTCTGGATCATTTCCGACGCCCACACGACCGGGTACGCGCTGCTCGGACTTCCGATCGAGGAGGCGTTATTCTTCCTCTTGACCAACGTTTTCATCGTCCAAGGGCTCGTCATGTACATGTGGGTCCTCGATCGGATCGACGACCGTCTGGTGCGGGCCGGCATGTCGAACCGGTTCGTGACGAGTTCCGATGAGTCGTGA
- a CDS encoding bacteriorhodopsin, with the protein MAAVGPESVWLWIGTIGMTLGTLYFVGRGRGVRDPKMQEFYIITIFITTIAAAMYFAMATGFGVTEVMVGGEALTIYWARYADWLFTTPLLLLDLALLAGANRNTIATLIGLDVFMISTGAIAAFAATPGTRIAWWGISTGALLVLLYVLVGTLSKNARDRSPEVASLFGTLRNLVIVLWLLYPVVWILGTEGTFGILPLYWETAAFMVLDLSAKVGFGVVLLRSRNVLERAVTPTAAPA; encoded by the coding sequence ATGGCTGCAGTAGGCCCAGAATCCGTCTGGCTGTGGATCGGCACGATAGGAATGACTCTCGGAACCCTGTACTTCGTCGGACGCGGACGCGGCGTTCGCGATCCGAAGATGCAGGAGTTCTACATCATCACGATCTTCATCACGACGATCGCCGCAGCAATGTACTTCGCGATGGCGACCGGCTTCGGTGTCACCGAAGTCATGGTCGGCGGCGAGGCGCTCACGATTTACTGGGCGCGCTATGCCGACTGGCTGTTCACGACGCCGCTCCTGTTGCTCGACCTCGCGCTGCTGGCCGGGGCGAACCGCAACACGATCGCGACGCTGATCGGCCTCGACGTCTTCATGATCAGCACCGGGGCAATCGCGGCGTTCGCAGCGACGCCCGGCACCCGGATCGCGTGGTGGGGGATCAGCACCGGCGCCCTGCTCGTCCTGCTGTACGTCCTCGTCGGCACCCTCTCGAAGAACGCGCGTGACCGGTCTCCGGAGGTCGCGTCGCTGTTCGGGACGCTCCGTAACCTGGTCATCGTGCTGTGGCTCCTGTACCCCGTGGTCTGGATCCTCGGCACCGAGGGGACGTTCGGCATCCTGCCGCTGTACTGGGAGACCGCCGCGTTCATGGTGCTCGACCTCTCGGCGAAGGTCGGGTTCGGGGTGGTTCTGCTCCGGAGCCGTAACGTCCTCGAGCGGGCCGTTACGCCGACGGCTGCGCCGGCATGA
- a CDS encoding bacteriorhodopsin encodes MQSAIDLGFRVQSAVLQNGATDRELFEYVFGGDNTLLALSFVLNIALAGLTILGIAYLGRNLTDPRSTAIAIALMLISVVSISSYTGLASGLTLGVTEMPPGHPAAGATTAGQDGVLTMWGRYLTWTFSTPFILIALGMIAGSNWTKILTTCTFTIAMCLTGLAAALTTSSLVLRWWWFALSSVFFFVIVYVILVDWTAEAAATGTADLFRTLKFLTVVGWFGYPILWALGVEGVAVLSVTVTSWGYSVLDIITKYIVTFVAMRYVVAEPETITGGADYGASIPGFVPGDD; translated from the coding sequence ATGCAGTCAGCGATCGACCTCGGTTTCCGGGTCCAGAGCGCCGTCCTGCAAAACGGGGCGACGGATCGGGAACTATTCGAGTACGTCTTCGGCGGTGACAACACGCTCCTCGCGCTGTCGTTCGTCCTCAACATCGCCCTTGCCGGCCTCACCATCCTCGGGATCGCCTACCTCGGTCGGAACCTGACGGACCCGCGATCGACGGCGATTGCGATTGCGCTGATGTTGATCTCGGTCGTTTCCATCTCGAGTTACACCGGCCTCGCATCGGGGCTGACGCTGGGTGTTACCGAGATGCCGCCCGGTCACCCGGCCGCGGGGGCGACGACGGCAGGTCAGGACGGCGTCCTGACGATGTGGGGCCGCTACCTCACGTGGACGTTCTCGACCCCGTTTATCCTGATCGCCCTCGGGATGATCGCCGGGTCCAACTGGACGAAAATTCTTACGACCTGTACGTTCACGATCGCGATGTGCCTCACCGGGCTGGCTGCGGCACTGACCACGTCCTCGCTGGTGCTCCGCTGGTGGTGGTTCGCGCTCAGTTCAGTTTTCTTCTTCGTCATCGTCTACGTCATCCTCGTCGACTGGACCGCCGAGGCGGCGGCGACGGGAACGGCCGACCTGTTCCGGACGCTCAAGTTTCTCACCGTCGTCGGCTGGTTCGGGTACCCGATTCTCTGGGCGCTCGGGGTCGAAGGGGTCGCCGTCCTGAGCGTCACCGTCACCTCCTGGGGGTACAGCGTTCTCGACATCATCACGAAGTACATCGTGACGTTCGTCGCTATGCGCTACGTCGTCGCCGAACCGGAGACGATCACCGGCGGCGCAGACTACGGCGCCAGCATCCCCGGCTTCGTCCCGGGCGACGACTGA
- a CDS encoding PINc/VapC family ATPase — protein MNVVPDTSVVIDGRVSATIEDGQFEGATISVPEAVVAELEAQANDGIETGWDGLEELQRLADLADEGVIDLEYVGERPNAIERGHASEGEIDALIRDLAEDLDATFLTSDIVQAEVAQAKGLDVEHLSPEVREVDVGTLTVENYFDDQTMSVHLKTGAVPMAKRGELGEMQYMPIADEPLDEETMDEYAREVIDAAKESPEGFLELSEPGMKIVQFRDYRIAIGRPPFSDGIEITAVRPIAQTDIEDYENADELKERLLERQRGVLISGAPGAGKSTFAQAVARFISDHNYSVKTMEKPRDLQVGPEITQYTELGGEMAKTADALLMVRPDYTIYDEVRKTDDFEVFADMRLAGVGMIGVVHATRPIDALQRLVGRVELGMIPQVVDTVVYIEAGEVNTVYDVKTEVKVPAGLTEEDLARPVIQVTNFETGEPEYEIYTFNRQVVTVPLKDEEGGPGSESGVDRIAKQEIEREIRSVARGYVDVLLKSQDRAVVYVEEDDISSVIGKGGGRITDIENRLGIDIDVRTHDENPNYGAGAGSANASSDGGGGQAAGQMVTPEVTSRHIVIPVDGNHGETVEVQAGGDYLFTATVSRGGEIQVSRGSAIADELEQAIDRKDPITVVPS, from the coding sequence ATGAACGTCGTGCCGGACACGAGCGTGGTCATCGACGGCCGCGTCTCGGCGACGATTGAAGACGGGCAGTTCGAGGGAGCGACGATTTCGGTACCCGAAGCCGTCGTCGCGGAACTCGAGGCGCAGGCCAACGACGGCATCGAGACCGGCTGGGACGGCTTAGAGGAACTCCAGCGACTCGCCGACCTGGCCGACGAGGGCGTCATCGACCTCGAGTACGTCGGTGAGCGGCCAAACGCCATCGAGCGGGGCCACGCCTCCGAGGGCGAGATCGACGCCCTGATCCGCGACCTCGCGGAGGACCTCGACGCGACCTTCCTCACCAGCGACATCGTTCAGGCCGAAGTCGCCCAAGCCAAGGGACTCGACGTCGAGCACCTCTCCCCCGAGGTACGCGAGGTCGACGTGGGGACGCTCACCGTCGAGAACTACTTCGACGACCAGACGATGAGCGTCCACCTCAAGACGGGCGCCGTCCCGATGGCCAAGCGGGGCGAACTCGGCGAGATGCAGTACATGCCGATCGCCGACGAGCCGCTCGACGAGGAGACCATGGACGAGTACGCCCGCGAGGTCATCGACGCCGCCAAGGAGTCCCCCGAGGGCTTCCTCGAGCTCTCCGAACCGGGCATGAAGATCGTCCAGTTCCGCGACTACCGCATCGCGATCGGCCGGCCCCCCTTCTCGGACGGCATCGAGATCACCGCCGTCCGGCCCATCGCCCAGACCGACATCGAGGACTACGAGAACGCCGACGAACTCAAAGAACGGCTGCTCGAGCGCCAGCGCGGCGTCCTGATTTCGGGCGCCCCCGGAGCGGGTAAATCGACCTTCGCGCAGGCGGTGGCTCGCTTCATCTCCGATCACAACTACTCGGTCAAGACGATGGAGAAGCCCCGCGACCTGCAGGTCGGCCCCGAGATCACCCAGTACACGGAACTGGGCGGCGAGATGGCAAAGACCGCGGACGCCCTGCTGATGGTCCGCCCCGACTACACCATCTACGACGAGGTCCGCAAGACCGACGACTTCGAGGTCTTCGCGGACATGCGGCTCGCGGGCGTCGGAATGATCGGCGTCGTCCACGCGACGCGACCGATCGACGCCCTCCAGCGCCTCGTCGGCCGCGTCGAACTCGGGATGATTCCCCAGGTCGTCGACACGGTCGTCTACATCGAGGCCGGGGAGGTCAACACCGTCTACGACGTCAAGACCGAGGTCAAGGTCCCCGCGGGTCTCACCGAGGAGGACCTCGCTCGCCCGGTCATCCAGGTCACGAACTTCGAGACCGGCGAGCCCGAGTACGAGATTTACACGTTCAACCGCCAGGTCGTCACCGTCCCGCTCAAAGACGAGGAGGGCGGCCCCGGCAGCGAGTCCGGCGTCGACCGAATCGCCAAACAGGAGATCGAACGAGAGATCCGCTCGGTCGCTCGCGGCTACGTCGACGTCCTACTCAAGAGCCAGGACCGCGCGGTCGTCTACGTCGAGGAAGACGACATCTCGAGCGTCATCGGGAAAGGCGGCGGTCGAATCACCGACATCGAGAACCGGCTGGGGATCGATATCGACGTCCGCACCCACGACGAGAACCCCAACTACGGCGCGGGCGCCGGCAGCGCCAACGCGAGCAGCGACGGCGGTGGCGGCCAGGCCGCGGGCCAGATGGTCACCCCCGAGGTCACCTCCCGCCACATCGTTATTCCCGTCGACGGCAACCACGGCGAGACCGTCGAGGTCCAGGCCGGCGGCGACTACCTCTTTACCGCCACGGTGAGCCGCGGCGGGGAGATCCAGGTCTCTCGAGGGAGCGCGATCGCGGACGAACTCGAGCAGGCAATCGACCGAAAGGATCCGATTACAGTCGTCCCGTCGTAG
- a CDS encoding EMC6-like membrane protein, which translates to MSTESISDRREHIRSVGVTALAALLGVAAALASMAVTGDLPAREAAGETLPQAFVVVAILVQLALLNVTSIYDEDEFGMKHNLYVAFMTFSFWFITWGILLTSEAA; encoded by the coding sequence ATGTCGACCGAATCGATCAGCGACCGACGCGAGCACATCCGCTCGGTCGGCGTCACCGCGCTGGCCGCGCTGCTCGGGGTCGCCGCAGCACTGGCCTCCATGGCCGTCACCGGCGATCTTCCGGCGAGGGAAGCGGCCGGCGAGACGCTGCCGCAGGCGTTCGTCGTCGTGGCGATTCTCGTCCAACTCGCGCTGCTCAACGTTACGAGTATCTACGACGAGGACGAGTTCGGCATGAAACACAACCTGTACGTCGCCTTCATGACGTTCTCGTTCTGGTTCATCACCTGGGGTATTCTGCTGACGTCGGAGGCAGCCTAA
- a CDS encoding ribosome biogenesis/translation initiation ATPase RLI, whose product MADDSIAVVDLDRCQPDRCSYECKNYCPPNRTGKECITLRGEETDEGQPEQVRISEEICLGETCGICVEKCPFDAIEIINLPKELQDDPAHRYGENAFSLYGLPAPQEGKVTGILGPNGIGKTTAVRILAGELEPNLGRHEDEVDWDDVLEAYRGTELQDYIADVRDGEVTVARKPQYVDQIPETFDGNTRELLEQTNERGALDQLVERLSIGPVMEQSIDDLSGGELQRVALAATLARDTDFYFLDEITPYLDIGQRVTAARLIRELAEEENKSMLVVEHDLAILDLLADTLHVAYGEPGAYGVITPPKSVRNGINEYLSGYLENENMRIRPDPIEFEEHAPRSETRGDVLVDYPDLTKSYGDGEFTLEVEGGRIRENEVLGIVGPNGIGKSTFAKLLTGNLEPDEGDADLDLDISYKPQYVTIDQHMRVDAFLSSITDQFGSSYWNTEIAQPLQLERIMEQNLSDLSGGERQRVAIAACLSDSADLYLLDEPSAHLDVEQRVQATSAIRRYAEQQDATVMVIDHDIYTIDLLADRLMVFDGEPAERGRASPPQSMRDGMNEFLANLEVTFRRDERTSRPRINKPDSQLDKEQKSEGEYYYAP is encoded by the coding sequence ATGGCAGACGATAGTATCGCCGTCGTCGACCTCGATCGGTGCCAGCCCGACCGGTGCAGCTACGAGTGTAAGAACTACTGCCCGCCCAACCGCACCGGCAAGGAGTGTATCACGCTCCGCGGCGAGGAAACCGACGAAGGACAGCCAGAACAGGTCCGGATCTCCGAGGAGATCTGTCTCGGCGAAACCTGCGGTATCTGCGTCGAGAAGTGTCCCTTCGACGCCATCGAGATCATCAACCTGCCCAAGGAACTGCAGGACGATCCCGCCCACCGCTACGGCGAGAACGCCTTCTCCCTGTACGGGCTTCCCGCGCCGCAGGAGGGGAAAGTCACCGGGATTCTGGGTCCGAACGGGATCGGGAAGACCACCGCCGTCCGCATCCTGGCCGGCGAACTCGAGCCCAACCTCGGCCGCCACGAGGACGAAGTCGACTGGGACGACGTACTCGAGGCCTACCGCGGCACGGAACTGCAGGACTACATCGCGGACGTCCGCGACGGCGAGGTCACCGTCGCCCGGAAACCGCAGTACGTCGACCAGATCCCCGAGACGTTCGACGGCAACACCCGCGAACTGCTCGAGCAGACGAACGAACGGGGCGCGCTGGACCAGTTGGTCGAGCGACTCTCGATCGGCCCCGTCATGGAGCAGTCGATCGACGACCTCTCGGGCGGGGAGCTCCAGCGGGTCGCGCTCGCGGCGACGCTGGCTCGAGATACGGACTTCTACTTCCTCGACGAGATCACGCCGTATCTGGACATCGGCCAGCGGGTCACCGCCGCGCGCTTGATCCGCGAACTCGCCGAGGAGGAGAACAAGTCGATGCTCGTCGTCGAGCACGACCTCGCCATCCTCGACTTGCTCGCCGATACCCTCCACGTCGCCTACGGTGAGCCCGGGGCGTACGGTGTCATCACCCCGCCGAAATCCGTCCGCAACGGGATCAACGAGTACCTCTCGGGCTACCTCGAGAACGAGAACATGCGGATCCGCCCGGATCCCATCGAGTTCGAGGAACACGCGCCGCGCAGCGAGACCCGCGGCGACGTGCTCGTCGACTACCCCGACCTCACCAAGAGCTACGGGGACGGCGAGTTCACCCTCGAGGTCGAGGGGGGCCGGATCCGCGAGAACGAAGTGCTGGGCATCGTCGGACCGAACGGGATCGGGAAGTCCACCTTCGCGAAGCTCCTGACGGGCAATCTCGAGCCCGACGAGGGCGACGCGGACCTCGATCTGGACATCTCCTACAAGCCCCAGTACGTGACGATCGACCAGCACATGCGGGTCGACGCCTTCCTCTCCTCGATCACGGACCAGTTCGGCTCTTCCTACTGGAACACCGAGATCGCCCAGCCGCTCCAGCTCGAGCGGATCATGGAGCAGAACCTTTCGGATCTGTCGGGCGGTGAACGCCAGCGCGTCGCCATCGCCGCGTGTCTCTCCGACTCCGCGGACCTGTACCTGCTGGACGAGCCCTCGGCGCACTTAGACGTCGAACAGCGCGTCCAGGCCACCAGCGCAATTCGGCGCTACGCCGAACAGCAGGACGCCACCGTGATGGTCATCGACCACGACATCTACACGATCGACCTGCTCGCGGATCGCCTGATGGTCTTCGACGGCGAACCCGCCGAACGCGGTCGCGCCAGCCCGCCCCAGTCCATGCGCGACGGCATGAACGAGTTCCTCGCGAACCTCGAGGTCACGTTCCGCCGCGACGAGCGCACCTCGCGGCCGCGGATCAACAAGCCCGACTCGCAACTCGACAAGGAGCAAAAGAGCGAGGGCGAGTACTACTACGCGCCCTGA
- a CDS encoding NAD+ synthase, translating to MSTERETFVYSESRSENGPFITDPAGLEAAHARIISELRTTVDDAGAEGVVVAMSGGIDSTVTTALAVEALGSERVLGLGLPCHKSERAGVNEARTIAEGLGIDFRAIQLRPLLEAFEETATAVLESDGGGDRPAERNHALGNVIARLRMVCAYYAANRRSKLVLGTANRSELLLGYFTKYGDGAADAYPLGDLYKTEVRALAGQIGIPRRIVTKEPTAGFWAGQTDADELGAPYDDLDPFLTRLVDEGRSIADAASGLNIDRETARSIAWLCAETAHKRTTPPTPGIGDRTESIPEFGDESADS from the coding sequence ATGAGTACTGAAAGAGAGACGTTCGTCTATTCGGAGTCTCGAAGCGAGAACGGGCCGTTCATCACCGATCCGGCCGGCCTCGAGGCGGCACACGCCCGGATCATCAGCGAGCTCCGGACGACCGTCGACGACGCGGGTGCCGAGGGCGTCGTGGTGGCGATGAGCGGCGGGATCGACTCGACGGTGACGACGGCGCTGGCCGTCGAGGCACTGGGCAGCGAGCGCGTCCTCGGACTCGGGCTACCCTGTCACAAGAGCGAGCGTGCAGGTGTCAACGAGGCCCGAACCATCGCCGAGGGACTGGGCATCGACTTCCGTGCGATCCAGCTGCGGCCGCTACTCGAGGCCTTCGAGGAGACGGCGACGGCGGTGCTCGAGTCCGACGGCGGTGGCGATCGCCCGGCGGAGCGAAACCACGCACTCGGTAACGTGATCGCCAGACTCCGGATGGTCTGTGCGTACTACGCGGCTAACCGGCGCTCGAAGCTGGTGCTGGGCACCGCGAACCGCTCGGAGCTGTTGCTCGGCTACTTCACGAAGTACGGCGACGGCGCCGCGGACGCCTACCCGCTGGGAGACCTCTACAAAACCGAAGTGCGAGCCCTCGCGGGGCAGATCGGGATCCCGCGCCGGATCGTTACCAAGGAGCCGACGGCCGGGTTCTGGGCCGGTCAGACCGACGCCGACGAACTCGGGGCGCCGTACGACGACCTCGATCCGTTCCTAACCCGGCTCGTCGACGAGGGACGGTCGATCGCCGACGCGGCGTCTGGACTGAACATCGACCGCGAGACGGCGCGGTCGATCGCGTGGCTGTGTGCCGAAACGGCGCACAAGCGAACGACGCCGCCGACGCCGGGGATCGGGGACCGAACCGAGTCGATTCCCGAGTTCGGCGACGAGTCCGCGGACTCCTGA
- a CDS encoding Brp/Blh family beta-carotene 15,15'-dioxygenase, with protein MSRDAIARRADGRAAAAGRRVAARVSLGAGSLLLVAIVTTVLGGSPPLAAQYVPLALSVVVLGLPHGAVDHLVVPRARGDPVTRRSLAFVGGLYLLLGSAYAAGWFLAPVAAFVLFILVTLVHWGQGDVYALLAFVGASHLETRASRLLALVVRGGLPMLVPLIAFPEQYAFVAGTLVGLFDPGAAAALEPAFARPVRTAVAIGFGSLVALSLGLGFGRAESDGRGPWLVDAAETVGLIVYFATVPPILAIGLYFCFWHSLRHILRTMLVDPVAGTALERGAIDTAIRRFARDAAPLTAGGLLVFVAIGLAVPRTPATVPDLLALYLVTIAVLTLPHVVVVTLLDRIQGVWTP; from the coding sequence ATGAGTCGTGACGCAATCGCTCGGCGTGCCGACGGCCGAGCGGCCGCCGCGGGGCGACGGGTCGCCGCTCGAGTGAGCCTCGGCGCCGGCTCGCTGCTCCTCGTTGCGATCGTGACGACGGTCCTCGGTGGGTCGCCGCCGCTCGCGGCCCAGTACGTGCCGCTAGCGCTCAGCGTCGTCGTCCTCGGACTCCCTCACGGCGCCGTCGATCACCTCGTCGTGCCGCGGGCTCGAGGCGACCCCGTCACGCGCCGCTCGCTCGCGTTCGTCGGCGGCCTCTATCTCCTCCTCGGTAGCGCCTACGCCGCCGGCTGGTTCCTCGCCCCCGTCGCTGCGTTCGTCCTGTTCATCCTCGTGACGCTCGTCCACTGGGGCCAGGGCGACGTCTACGCGCTGCTCGCGTTCGTCGGTGCGTCGCACCTCGAGACGCGGGCCAGCCGACTGCTCGCGCTCGTCGTCCGCGGCGGCCTCCCGATGCTCGTTCCGTTGATCGCGTTTCCCGAGCAGTACGCCTTCGTCGCGGGAACGCTCGTCGGCTTGTTCGATCCCGGTGCGGCGGCCGCACTCGAGCCGGCGTTCGCTCGGCCGGTGCGGACGGCCGTCGCGATCGGCTTCGGCTCGCTGGTCGCGCTTTCGCTTGGCCTGGGCTTCGGTCGAGCGGAATCGGACGGTCGGGGCCCGTGGCTGGTCGACGCCGCGGAGACGGTCGGCCTGATCGTCTACTTCGCGACCGTGCCGCCGATACTCGCGATCGGGCTCTATTTCTGTTTCTGGCACTCCCTTCGGCACATCCTCCGGACGATGCTCGTCGATCCCGTCGCCGGGACGGCGCTCGAGCGCGGAGCGATCGACACCGCGATTCGGCGCTTCGCCCGCGACGCAGCGCCGCTGACCGCGGGCGGACTGCTCGTGTTCGTCGCGATCGGACTCGCCGTCCCGCGAACGCCTGCAACCGTTCCCGATCTCCTCGCGCTCTATCTGGTGACGATCGCCGTCCTGACGCTGCCGCACGTGGTCGTCGTCACGCTGCTCGATCGGATACAAGGCGTCTGGACACCCTAG
- a CDS encoding MarR family transcriptional regulator: MAETDGEEIEDLPPSAKLVFKVLEYDGPLTQKQIVEESMLSARTVRYALERLEEIGIVDEDIYFADARQSLYRLEEPMAADGNGVDESPKKDACCAE, encoded by the coding sequence ATGGCAGAGACCGACGGGGAGGAGATCGAAGACTTGCCACCGAGCGCCAAACTCGTTTTCAAGGTTCTCGAGTACGACGGCCCGTTGACCCAGAAACAGATCGTCGAGGAGTCGATGCTGTCGGCCCGGACGGTCCGCTACGCGCTCGAGCGCCTCGAGGAGATCGGCATCGTCGACGAGGACATCTACTTCGCCGACGCCCGACAGAGCCTCTACCGACTCGAGGAACCGATGGCGGCCGACGGGAACGGTGTCGACGAGTCCCCGAAGAAAGACGCCTGCTGCGCGGAATAG
- a CDS encoding long-chain-fatty-acid--CoA ligase — METPLLVTDFLEQARRHYGDQEAIVGTDGERFTYDEFGDRVDRFARALQDRGIDKGDRVAVLDPNTHYHLEAAYGAMSIGAIHAPLNYRLTPEDYAYMLDDAEMDVVYADYEYAEKIEAIRDEVPTETFVTNDADAVEGDWEDFEAVLEAADPEYEQPEMAEDEIITINYTSGTTGDPKGVCRTHRTETIHAYLVSIYHELADTDVYLWTLPMFHVNGWGHIYAITGLGAKHVCTRGVNADEVIETIREEDVSFLCAAPTVLNQLIDYYEREGEPAMTGDNDVRVTTAGSAPPEATIRAVEEEFGWRLKHLYGATETGPLITISPDRLLEDDNRFSMKKRQGMGVLGTDVRVVDENGEDVPRDDETLGEVVVRGNQVMDRYWNKPEATEEAFSERREGYYHTGDLATVDEHGLIAIRDRKKDIIISGGENISSIELEDTLFDHDAVADAAVIPAPSEEWGETPKAFVVPSNGEPEDPPVSADELTQFTRDRLASYKVVRRIEYVEELPKTATGKIQKYELRQREWADEDRAIGEG; from the coding sequence ATGGAGACGCCACTCCTCGTGACCGACTTCCTCGAGCAGGCCCGGCGCCACTACGGCGATCAGGAAGCGATCGTCGGCACCGACGGCGAGCGGTTCACCTACGACGAGTTCGGCGACCGCGTCGACCGGTTCGCTCGAGCGCTGCAGGACAGGGGAATCGACAAGGGCGACCGCGTGGCGGTGCTCGACCCGAACACCCACTACCACCTCGAGGCGGCCTACGGCGCGATGTCGATCGGCGCGATCCACGCGCCGCTGAACTACCGGTTGACGCCCGAGGACTACGCGTACATGCTCGACGACGCCGAAATGGACGTCGTCTACGCCGACTACGAGTACGCTGAAAAGATCGAAGCGATCCGCGACGAGGTGCCCACGGAGACGTTCGTCACGAACGACGCCGACGCCGTCGAGGGTGACTGGGAGGACTTCGAGGCCGTTCTCGAGGCGGCCGACCCCGAGTACGAACAGCCCGAGATGGCCGAAGACGAGATCATCACGATCAACTACACCTCCGGGACGACTGGCGATCCGAAGGGCGTCTGTCGCACCCACCGGACGGAGACGATCCACGCCTACCTGGTGTCGATTTACCACGAACTCGCCGATACCGACGTCTACCTGTGGACGCTGCCGATGTTCCACGTCAACGGCTGGGGGCACATCTACGCGATCACCGGATTGGGCGCGAAACACGTCTGCACCCGCGGCGTCAACGCCGACGAGGTCATCGAGACGATCCGCGAGGAGGACGTCTCCTTCCTCTGTGCGGCGCCGACGGTACTTAACCAACTGATCGACTACTACGAACGGGAGGGTGAACCCGCCATGACCGGCGACAACGACGTCCGCGTGACCACCGCCGGCAGCGCCCCGCCCGAGGCCACCATCCGCGCCGTCGAGGAGGAGTTCGGCTGGCGGCTCAAACACCTCTACGGCGCGACCGAGACCGGCCCGCTGATCACCATCTCGCCCGATCGGCTCCTCGAGGACGACAACCGGTTCTCGATGAAGAAGCGCCAGGGGATGGGCGTGCTCGGCACCGACGTCCGCGTCGTCGACGAGAACGGCGAGGACGTGCCCCGCGACGACGAGACGCTCGGCGAGGTCGTCGTCCGCGGCAACCAGGTGATGGACCGCTACTGGAACAAACCCGAGGCCACCGAGGAAGCGTTCTCGGAGCGTCGCGAGGGCTACTACCACACGGGCGACCTCGCGACCGTCGACGAGCACGGCCTGATCGCTATCCGCGACCGGAAGAAAGACATCATCATCTCCGGCGGCGAGAACATCTCGAGCATCGAACTCGAGGACACGCTGTTCGATCACGACGCGGTCGCGGACGCGGCGGTGATCCCGGCGCCCAGCGAGGAGTGGGGCGAGACGCCGAAGGCGTTCGTCGTGCCGTCGAACGGCGAGCCGGAGGATCCACCCGTCTCGGCCGACGAGTTGACCCAGTTCACCCGCGACCGACTGGCGAGTTACAAGGTCGTCCGCCGAATCGAGTACGTCGAGGAACTGCCGAAGACGGCGACCGGAAAGATCCAGAAGTACGAACTGCGCCAGCGCGAGTGGGCCGACGAGGACCGAGCGATCGGTGAGGGATAA